TACCGCAGACACATCGGCTATGCCGAGCGCTGGTTGGCTTTGGGCAAAAAACTCTACGAAACCGGCGCGCGCGAGGAGCTGACTGCCGACGCACGAGTGTTTTACCTGCTTTCCGGGTACTCGATGAATTTATTGCGCACCAAACCAACCGCCGTAACAACAGAAACAGAAGAAGCCGAACCGGTGGAAGACGAGGTGGATTGAACAAATTCAATGGCATCCATTTCGCCGCGTGAACTCGGAGTGCAAAGCTTTAGCTTTGCGATGATAAATCATCGCCCTCCGGTTTATCGGAGTGCAAAGCTTTAGCTTGGCCGTGATCCGGTTTAAATAGCTGAGTATTTACATTCAGCGCAGACATTTGAACATAACCAAAAAGTTTTCACTATTCAAATCTCAGGAGGATTACAATGAACAACTCTGAAATCCTGTTCGTTTACGACGCCCACATGTGCAATCCCAACGGCGACCCCGACGAAGAGAACCGTCCGCGCATGGATAATCCCACCCAGACCAATTTGGTCAGCGATGTGCGGTTGAAGCGTTACATTCGCGATTATTTGCAGGAAAACGGGCATGAGCTTTACGTGCAAAAAGGCGAGGCCGGTAAAACCGTCAACGCTTCGGAACGGATTCAAGCGGCGTTGGGACAGAAGAAAGCGGCGAAGCTGGGCGATGAAGATTTGCAAACCCTGCTCAACAAGCTGATTGACGTGCGCCTCTTTGGCGCCACCATGCCCATCAAGCTGGAGGGCAAAGGCCAGTCCATCGCCTTCACCGGACCGGTGCAATTCAACTGGGGCTATTCACTCAATCGCGTTTATCTGCTCGATACCAAATCGATTACTTCCCACTTCAGCTCCGAAGCCGGCAAAGAACAAGGCACAATCGGCAAGGATTACCGCGTCAAATACTCGCTGATTGCCTTTCACGGCATTATTTCAGGATACAATGCCAAAAACACCGGCCTGAAAAAAGAGGACGTTGCCTTGCTCGATCAAGCGTTGGTCAAAGCCATTCCCTTGCATGCCACGCGCAGCAAAGTGGGGCAGGAACCGCGTCTGTACATTCGCGTCGAGTATAACAGCGACAGCTTTGTTCTCGGCGATTTGCGCAAGTGGGTGAAATTCAGCCCACAAGGTACGAATAAAGATGACGAAGTATTTTCCGTTCAAAATGTGAAGCTCGATATTACTTCCCTCGTCGAAAAATTGCAGGAGCACAAAGCCAAAATTCAACAGGTGAAATTCTGGAAAGACGGCGCGCTGTCGCTTGTTGGTGCGCTCGATGCTCTGCCGAACGGCTCACTCTTGACCTTCTAATTTGGAGGGTCAATCATGAATTCACATTTTCTGGCCTTCGACTGGAAGGGCTTCATGGCGCATTTTCGTCAATTCGACGCCAACTCCTCCGCGCTGAGCTATTCCTTCCCGCCGCCAACTGTTGTGGCCGGCATGCTGGCCGGGGTGCTGGGCATTGAAAAGGACGAATACTACGAGCGCTTCAATCGGAGCAACCTGCAAATCGCCGTGCAAATCGTGACGCCGCCGC
This genomic window from candidate division KSB1 bacterium contains:
- the cas7b gene encoding type I-B CRISPR-associated protein Cas7/Csh2 produces the protein MNNSEILFVYDAHMCNPNGDPDEENRPRMDNPTQTNLVSDVRLKRYIRDYLQENGHELYVQKGEAGKTVNASERIQAALGQKKAAKLGDEDLQTLLNKLIDVRLFGATMPIKLEGKGQSIAFTGPVQFNWGYSLNRVYLLDTKSITSHFSSEAGKEQGTIGKDYRVKYSLIAFHGIISGYNAKNTGLKKEDVALLDQALVKAIPLHATRSKVGQEPRLYIRVEYNSDSFVLGDLRKWVKFSPQGTNKDDEVFSVQNVKLDITSLVEKLQEHKAKIQQVKFWKDGALSLVGALDALPNGSLLTF